A single region of the Musa acuminata AAA Group cultivar baxijiao chromosome BXJ1-11, Cavendish_Baxijiao_AAA, whole genome shotgun sequence genome encodes:
- the LOC135597224 gene encoding calcium-dependent protein kinase 20-like isoform X1, which yields MGNCCAAPADPERKKKARRKKKEKRPNPFSIDYNRGPGPVLVVLRKPTGRDIGSRYELGQVLGRGEFGVTYLCTDKATGEHLACKSISKKKLRTAVDIEDVRREVEIMRHLPAHPNIVKLKDTYEDDGAVHLVMELCEGGELFDRIVARGHYTERAAAAVTRTIIEVIQVCHKHGVMHRDLKPENFLFGNKKENAPLKAIDFGLSVFFRPGDCFTEIVGSPYYMAPEVLKRNYGPEVDVWSAGVILYILLCGVPPFWAESEQGVAQAILRSVIDFKREPWPKVSDSAKDLVRHMLDPDPKQRFTAQQVIDHSWLQNATKAPNVNLGETVRARLQQFSVMNKFKKKALRVVAEYLSVEEVADIKDMFEKMDINKNGKITFEELKFGLRKLGHQIPDADVQILMEAADVDGTGTLDYGEFVAVSIHLRKIGNDEHLHKAFSYFDQNKSGYIEIEELRDSLVDDLGTNHEEVINAIIHDVDTDKDGRISYEEFAAMMKAGTDWRKASRQYSRERFSSLSSKLLKDGSLQL from the exons ATGGGCAATTGCTGTGCGGCGCCCGCCGAtccggagaggaagaagaaggcgagaaggaagaaaaaggagaagaggccGAACCCCTTCTCGATCGACTACAACCGCGGGCCGGGCCCCGTCCTTGTCGTCCTCAGGAAACCTACCGGCCGCGACATCGGCAGCCGGTACGAGCTGGGGCAGGTGCTCGGCCGCGGCGAGTTCGGCGTCACCTACCTCTGCACCGACAAGGCCACGGGGGAGCACCTTGCCTGCAAGTCCATCTCCAAGAAGAAGCTGCGCACGGCAGTGGACATCGAGGACGTGCGCAGGGAGGTGGAGATCATGAGGCACTTGCCCGCTCACCCCAACATCGTGAAGCTCAAGGACACCTACGAAGACGACGGCGCCGTCCACCTTGTGATGGAGCTCTGCGAAGGAGGGGAGCTCTTCGACCGCATCGTCGCTAGGGGGCATTACACCGAACGGGCAGCGGCTGCCGTCACACGCACCATCATAGAAGTCATTCAG GTGTGTCACAAACATGGTGTCATGCACCGGGATCTCAAACCTGAGAACTTCTTGTTTGGGAACAAAAAGGAAAACGCCCCATTGAAGGCCATTGATTTCGGGTTGTCTGTGTTCTTCAGACCTG gtGACTGCTTCACTGAAATTGTTGGCAGTCCTTATTACATGGCACCAGAAGTTTTAAAGAGAAATTATGGCCCAGAAGTTGATGTCTGGAGTGCAGGCGTGATTCTTTACATCCTGCTTTGTGGTGTACCCCCATTTTGGGCAG AATCTGAACAAGGTGTGGCACAGGCAATTCTTCGTTCTGTCATTGATTTTAAAAGAGAACCATGGCCAAAAGTTTCTGATAGTGCTAAAGATCTTGTCAGGCATATGCTTGATCCAGATCCCAAGCAGAGGtttacagctcagcaagtgattg ATCATTCATGGCTGCAGAATGCCACGAAGGCTCCTAACGTAAATCTAGGTGAAACCGTCCGTGCAAGACTCCAGCAGTTCTCTGTGatgaacaaatttaaaaagaaaGCACTAAGG GTGGTGGCCGAATATTTATCTGTTGAGGAAGTTGCAGACATTAAGGATATGTTTGAGAAGATGGATATAAACAAAAATGGAAAAATAACTTTTGAGGAGCTGAAATTTGGTTTGCGTAAGCTTGGTCACCAGATTCCTGATGCAGATGTACAGATATTAATGGAAGCA GCTGATGTTGATGGAACTGGCACCCTGGACTATGGAGAATTTGTTGCTGTTTCAATTCACTTACGAAAGATCGGAAATGATGAACACCTGCACAAGGCCTTTTCATACTTTGATCAGAACAAGAGTGGATACATAGAAATTGAAGAGCTCAGGGACTCCTTGGTCGATGACTTAGGTACAAATCATGAAGAAGTCATTAATGCTATCATTCATGATGTAGACACAGACAAG GATGGGAGGATAAGTTATGAGGAATTCGCAGCAATGATGAAGGCAGGCACGGACTGGAGGAAGGCATCAAGGCAGTACTCGAGGGAGCGGTTCAGTAGCCTCAGCTCAAAATTGCTGAAGGATGGATCGTTGCAGCTGTAA
- the LOC135597224 gene encoding calcium-dependent protein kinase 20-like isoform X2, translating into MGNCCAAPADPERKKKARRKKKEKRPNPFSIDYNRGPGPVLVVLRKPTGRDIGSRYELGQVLGRGEFGVTYLCTDKATGEHLACKSISKKKLRTAVDIEDVRREVEIMRHLPAHPNIVKLKDTYEDDGAVHLVMELCEGGELFDRIVARGHYTERAAAAVTRTIIEVIQVCHKHGVMHRDLKPENFLFGNKKENAPLKAIDFGLSVFFRPESEQGVAQAILRSVIDFKREPWPKVSDSAKDLVRHMLDPDPKQRFTAQQVIDHSWLQNATKAPNVNLGETVRARLQQFSVMNKFKKKALRVVAEYLSVEEVADIKDMFEKMDINKNGKITFEELKFGLRKLGHQIPDADVQILMEAADVDGTGTLDYGEFVAVSIHLRKIGNDEHLHKAFSYFDQNKSGYIEIEELRDSLVDDLGTNHEEVINAIIHDVDTDKDGRISYEEFAAMMKAGTDWRKASRQYSRERFSSLSSKLLKDGSLQL; encoded by the exons ATGGGCAATTGCTGTGCGGCGCCCGCCGAtccggagaggaagaagaaggcgagaaggaagaaaaaggagaagaggccGAACCCCTTCTCGATCGACTACAACCGCGGGCCGGGCCCCGTCCTTGTCGTCCTCAGGAAACCTACCGGCCGCGACATCGGCAGCCGGTACGAGCTGGGGCAGGTGCTCGGCCGCGGCGAGTTCGGCGTCACCTACCTCTGCACCGACAAGGCCACGGGGGAGCACCTTGCCTGCAAGTCCATCTCCAAGAAGAAGCTGCGCACGGCAGTGGACATCGAGGACGTGCGCAGGGAGGTGGAGATCATGAGGCACTTGCCCGCTCACCCCAACATCGTGAAGCTCAAGGACACCTACGAAGACGACGGCGCCGTCCACCTTGTGATGGAGCTCTGCGAAGGAGGGGAGCTCTTCGACCGCATCGTCGCTAGGGGGCATTACACCGAACGGGCAGCGGCTGCCGTCACACGCACCATCATAGAAGTCATTCAG GTGTGTCACAAACATGGTGTCATGCACCGGGATCTCAAACCTGAGAACTTCTTGTTTGGGAACAAAAAGGAAAACGCCCCATTGAAGGCCATTGATTTCGGGTTGTCTGTGTTCTTCAGACCTG AATCTGAACAAGGTGTGGCACAGGCAATTCTTCGTTCTGTCATTGATTTTAAAAGAGAACCATGGCCAAAAGTTTCTGATAGTGCTAAAGATCTTGTCAGGCATATGCTTGATCCAGATCCCAAGCAGAGGtttacagctcagcaagtgattg ATCATTCATGGCTGCAGAATGCCACGAAGGCTCCTAACGTAAATCTAGGTGAAACCGTCCGTGCAAGACTCCAGCAGTTCTCTGTGatgaacaaatttaaaaagaaaGCACTAAGG GTGGTGGCCGAATATTTATCTGTTGAGGAAGTTGCAGACATTAAGGATATGTTTGAGAAGATGGATATAAACAAAAATGGAAAAATAACTTTTGAGGAGCTGAAATTTGGTTTGCGTAAGCTTGGTCACCAGATTCCTGATGCAGATGTACAGATATTAATGGAAGCA GCTGATGTTGATGGAACTGGCACCCTGGACTATGGAGAATTTGTTGCTGTTTCAATTCACTTACGAAAGATCGGAAATGATGAACACCTGCACAAGGCCTTTTCATACTTTGATCAGAACAAGAGTGGATACATAGAAATTGAAGAGCTCAGGGACTCCTTGGTCGATGACTTAGGTACAAATCATGAAGAAGTCATTAATGCTATCATTCATGATGTAGACACAGACAAG GATGGGAGGATAAGTTATGAGGAATTCGCAGCAATGATGAAGGCAGGCACGGACTGGAGGAAGGCATCAAGGCAGTACTCGAGGGAGCGGTTCAGTAGCCTCAGCTCAAAATTGCTGAAGGATGGATCGTTGCAGCTGTAA
- the LOC135597223 gene encoding zinc finger CCCH domain-containing protein 24-like, with product MNHLAVELDDSFSNLLELAANNDVDAFRRSLDRDPSAIDEFGLWYGREKGSNRMVLERRTPLMVAATYGSLDVLGLLLSLTSSVDINRAAALDGTTALHCAASGGSPSAADAVKLVLSAGANPNSVDANGHRPADVVVVPPKLPDVRTALEQLLGRSSNGTVEDHQHRALRVTTRLSSSDSPPLSSYPDANGSPFSRSASSPVMTAKAQEIQPPAFPEKKEYPVDPSLPDIKNSIYATDEFRMYSFKVRPCSRAYSHDWTECPFVHPGENARRRDPRKFHYSCVPCPDFRKGACTRGDMCEYAHGVFECWLHPAQYRTRLCKDGTNCSRRVCFFAHTREELRPLYVSTGSAVPSPLSSCSAAMEAVAAMGLMPGSPSSVSTAMPPFTQPVSPSANGVGHSSLAWAQPNVPVLHLPGSNLQASRLRSSLSARDMPSDDFSVMHECDAQQLIDDLCYTRLSSSLGSRMAPSKTLAPSNVDDLFSAEFASSPKYKSDEGPFFSPSHEAAILGQFQQQQSLLSPINTVFSPKATEGHQLSRRSALLQASLGVSSPGRMSPRSMEPISPLNSHSSLYAHWEKQLQTPRSMSSRDLGSGTSLVVSSPVNASWSKWVSSPSGTFDWGVNGDELDLHKQSPFFELQDNGEEPDLSWVHSLVRESPPKKIGTVSVLLPGPSRLQPANGVEGSNSDSQPDSLDEAAVVGAFEQMQLDQMVP from the coding sequence ATGAACCACCTTGCTGTAGAGCTCGACGACTCGTTCTCGAACCTCCTCGAGCTCGCGGCGAATAACGATGTCGACGCCTTCAGGCGATCGCTCGACCGCGACCCGTCCGCCATCGACGAGTTCGGCCTTTGGTACGGGCGCGAGAAGGGCTCCAACCGGATGGTCCTCGAGCGCCGCACCCCGCTTATGGTCGCCGCCACCTATGGCAGCCTCGACGTCCTCGGGCTACTCCTCTCGTTGACTTCTTCAGTCGACATCAACCGTGCGGCTGCGCTCGACGGCACCACGGCCTTGCACTGCGCTGCCTCAGGCGGATCTCCGAGCGCTGCCGACGCCGTGAAGTTGGTGCTTTCTGCCGGTGCCAACCCCAACTCTGTCGACGCCAATGGCCACCGGCCTGCTGACGTAGTCGTCGTGCCTCCGAAGTTGCCTGATGTGAGGACTGCGCTGGAACAACTCCTGGGGAGGAGCTCTAATGGTACAGTTGAAGATCACCAGCATCGTGCTCTTCGCGTGACAACGCGACTGTCGAGCTCGGATTCGCCGCCCCTGTCTTCCTATCCTGATGCGAACGGATCCCCATTCTCCCGTTCGGCTTCCTCTCCTGTGATGACTGCAAAGGCCCAAGAAATCCAGCCACCTGCTTTTCCGGAGAAGAAAGAGTACCCTGTGGATCCGTCGCTTCCGGACATCAAGAACAGCATCTACGCGACTGATGAGTTCCGGATGTACTCGTTCAAGGTGCGGCCATGTTCGAGGGCGTACTCCCATGACTGGACCGAGTGCCCCTTCGTCCATCCCGGCGAGAACGCTCGCCGGCGTGACCCAAGGAAGTTTCACTACAGCTGCGTCCCGTGCCCTGACTTCCGGAAGGGTGCGTGCACGAGGGGCGACATGTGTGAGTATGCGCATGGGGTGTTTGAGTGTTGGCTTCACCCAGCGCAGTACCGCACGAGGCTCTGCAAGGACGGCACTAACTGCTCTCGCCGTGTCTGTTTCTTCGCCCATACTCGCGAAGAGCTCCGGCCTCTCTACGTGTCCACCGGCTCTGCTGTGCCATCTCCTCTGTCGTCGTGCTCCGCTGCGATGGAGGCGGTTGCTGCCATGGGCCTCATGCCTGGGTCGCCATCTTCGGTCTCCACAGCAATGCCTCCCTTCACGCAACCCGTGTCCCCGTCTGCCAACGGTGTCGGCCACTCTTCATTGGCATGGGCTCAGCCCAACGTGCCTGTGTTGCATCTTCCCGGGAGCAATCTCCAGGCGAGCAGGCTGCGCTCGTCTCTCAGCGCAAGAGACATGCCTTCGGATGATTTTTCTGTGATGCATGAATGCGATGCTCAGCAGCTGATAGATGATCTATGCTACACTCGTCTGAGCTCTTCTCTGGGGAGTCGGATGGCACCGTCGAAGACCCTTGCTCCGTCAAACGTTGATGATCTCTTCTCAGCTGAATTTGCCTCGTCTCCAAAATATAAATCTGACGAGGGGCCCTTTTTTTCTCCATCTCACGAGGCTGCTATTCTCGGTCAGTTTCAGCAGCAGCAGAGCCTGCTCTCGCCGATTAACACAGTGTTCTCGCCCAAAGCCACTGAAGGCCACCAGCTCTCTCGTCGCTCAGCTCTGTTGCAGGCCTCACTTGGTGTTTCTTCGCCTGGCAGGATGTCCCCTAGAAGCATGGAACCCATCTCTCCCTtgaattctcattcgagtttgtATGCTCACTGGGAGAAACAGCTGCAGACACCACGGAGCATGAGCTCTCGTGATCTTGGTTCTGGAACATCCTTGGTTGTAAGTTCTCCTGTTAATGCATCATGGTCAAAATGGGTGTCGTCGCCCTCTGGGACATTTGACTGGGGAGTGAATGGCGATGAGCTTGATCTTCACAAGCAATCGCCGTTCTTTGAGCTGCAGGATAACGGTGAGGAACCTGATCTATCATGGGTCCACTCTTTGGTGAGAGAATCCCCACCTAAGAAAATAGGCACTGTGTCTGTGTTGCTGCCTGGTCCTTCTAGATTGCAGCCTGCTAATGGCGTTGAGGGTTCCAATTCAGATAGTCAGCCTGACAGCCTTGATGAAGCTGCAGTCGTTGGTGCCTTTGAGCAGATGCAGCTTGATCAAATGGTACCCTAG